AACTAGTGACGATGAACCTAAGCTGGACgcaattgatgatgaagatgctAAAAGTGAAGGCAGCCAAGAAAGCGATCAAGAAGAAGGCCTCGATGAGGATATTTTTTACAGTTTCGATGGAGAACAAGACAATAGTGATAAAAAACGTTCCTTCGCTGAAAGTAGTGAAGAGGACGAGAGCagcgaagaagaaaaagaagaagaagaaaataaagaggTATCCGCAAAAAGagcaaagaagaagcagagAAAGAATATGCTCAAAAGTCTACCGGTATTTGCATCTGCCGACGATTATGCTCAATATTTAGATCAAGATTCAGActagaaaataataatacatTAACTAAACACTTCGGTGTTGTAAATTAAATAAGGAAAACAGAATTTTGTACAATAAAAAACGGTCCAATACGAAACCTTGAAGCGAAAGACGCATATCAGAGTTTTGCTGATAACTCTACTTATGTCCGCTTTTCAACATTATTAGAGCGGGAGTAAACGGAAAAAGAGTAATGCGGAAATAGAAACGGATTTTAGCTACAACTATGTCAGTTGAAATCGCCGAGATTGCTGACATCGTGAGACGAAACTAAAAACGATGGAACCACGTGACTCCTATTAGAAATAAATAATCCAGAACTCATTTTTAACcattttgtttatataGGCACATTTGTAGCGACAATTTTCTGTTAGCTAATTGCAGTAAGCAAAACAAATTTGTGAATACTTGATTAATATTCTgtgaaagattttttaattatgAGTACCAATAAGTTCGTTGTACGAATAACGAATGCGCTCTTCAAGTCATCACTGGCTAGCAACAGTCCACCTGTTTACCCTAAGAGGATTAGGCATTTCGAGATTTTACCCAACGAAAAATGGGTTATATGGGGACCTGGAAAGGGCAAGTTCTTGGATGTACTGAATAACAAGTATATTTGTGAGCCCCCATTATCTTTGAGGTTTGGATTTTTGAAGGAAAGTTCGAACATCCTGCCGAGGATAGAGCAAGTGGCCTTCAAAGGGGTTATGCCAACGGCTCATTTAAGTGCTAGATATGAATACTTCAAAGATGACTACGATCAAACCTGCAAACAGTTTATATTTGATAAGGCAAGCGGATCAAATGCTGTTTCATATAAAGTTGAGACGAACAATCGGCAAATAAACATGGAGCTGTACAATGCATTagttgaaaatttaaacCTCTCCAGTTTACAGGATAGGTGGGTAATGGGATTGAGTAATGGACAAATGAGGAGAGCAAGGTTAGCTCGTAGTATACTCAAGGAACCGGATCTACTACTTATTGACGACCCATTTTTAGGGTTGGATCCAGCCGCAATAGCAACCATTTCACAATTTTTAGCCAAATATGATAGTATAGAAGTCAGTGGCGGATGTCCAATCGTCATTGGTTTGAGGTATCAAGATACCATTCCAGCATGGTGTACTCATATATGTTGCGTTGATGAGAAAAACGGTATATTGTTTGAAGGCCCAATCGAAAAACTTCAAAGTAAAATGGATGAAACCAGATCAAGGGCACTAAAAGAACTAGAGCAGCTCAAAAAAGCGTCTAATTCCAAAGAGGACATTTCCATTAACGATTTGATTTGTATACATCCTATGTATGGCAAGAAAGAGCACgaaattatcaaaatgCCTCATCTTATAGAATTAGACGGGTTGAGCGTTTCATACAAAGGCGAAGCTGTTTTGGAAAATCTGCACTGGAAAGTTCAGCCGGGTTCGAAATGGCATATAAGAGGTGACAATGGGTCAGGTAAGTCGACCTTATTATCTTTGCTTACGGCGGAACATCCCCAATCGTGGAATTCGAGGGTGATAGATAATGGCGTCCCACGAAGAACAGGTAAAACAAACTACTTTGACCTAAACAGCAAAATAGGTATGTCATCACCCGAATTACAcgcaatttttttgaagaatgcTGGAGGAAGGCTAAACATTCGGGAAAGTGTTGCAACTGGCTATCATGAGGCGTCCTCCAACAATTACCTACCCATATGGAAGCGCTTGGACAAAAATAGCCAAGAAATAGTGAATATGTATCTGAAATATTTTGGCCTGGACAAAGACGCCGATAGTGTTTTATTTGAACAGTTGTCCGTAAGTGACCAGAAACTAGTCCTTTTTGTCAGGTCTTTAATTAAGATGCCGCAAATATTGATTCTCGATGAGGCATTTTCTGGAATGGAGGTAGAACCTATGATGCGTTGTCATGAATTTTTAGAGGAGTGGCCTGGAACAGTCCTTGTAGTGGCACACGTTGCCGAAGAGACACCAAAATGTGCCCATTACTTAAGGCTCATATCTCCTGGAGAGTATGAAATAGGCGATATGGAAAATTAAAGTTTTCTGTTGTGTGGCAGCAAGAGACAGAACCTCGATAATTTGACATACGTATATAATAGTACATGTACATAAAAAGCTACGCAAATATCGTATATCTGTTATACTACAAAACAATTACTTCTATATCATAGCCAGTTAGCGGGAACGACTTCAGCTAAATGGACTATCCATGCTTTAGGCAGAGGCGAAGCGCGGTGATTGGGTGTAACATCATCTCCTTTTCTCTACGACAAattcccaaaaaaaaaatttatgcTATGTTAATACCTGCACAATTCAACCGTGCTGAAACGTAAAATTAAGGTGATTATACGGATAGTATACGATATTATCAATCTCATAAGAAAAAtctcttttgaatttaacGGAGGGATTATTCATTAGAAAGCGTTCTTACCATTCACTAGGAGCGAATCCGTGGAAGGTGTTTTAACGTTGCCACGAAAAACAGCTCTACATCGAAATAAAAGACAACAATCAGTGCCCGTAAGTTTCATTActattttctattattatCTGCAACTTTTTATTAGTTaggttttttttgtttgtttgtttgttttcaattgaTTAATTTACAAGACAAAGAACCTTATATTTCGTGTTTTTCATtctaaaggaaaaaaagcataaaGAAGATTCCACACACTTTATTGTGATA
This is a stretch of genomic DNA from Saccharomyces cerevisiae S288C chromosome IV, complete sequence. It encodes these proteins:
- a CDS encoding uncharacterized protein (Protein with similarity to ABC transporter family members; lacks predicted membrane-spanning regions; transcriptionally activated by Yrm1p along with genes involved in multidrug resistance), with the protein product MSTNKFVVRITNALFKSSLASNSPPVYPKRIRHFEILPNEKWVIWGPGKGKFLDVLNNKYICEPPLSLRFGFLKESSNILPRIEQVAFKGVMPTAHLSARYEYFKDDYDQTCKQFIFDKASGSNAVSYKVETNNRQINMELYNALVENLNLSSLQDRWVMGLSNGQMRRARLARSILKEPDLLLIDDPFLGLDPAAIATISQFLAKYDSIEVSGGCPIVIGLRYQDTIPAWCTHICCVDEKNGILFEGPIEKLQSKMDETRSRALKELEQLKKASNSKEDISINDLICIHPMYGKKEHEIIKMPHLIELDGLSVSYKGEAVLENLHWKVQPGSKWHIRGDNGSGKSTLLSLLTAEHPQSWNSRVIDNGVPRRTGKTNYFDLNSKIGMSSPELHAIFLKNAGGRLNIRESVATGYHEASSNNYLPIWKRLDKNSQEIVNMYLKYFGLDKDADSVLFEQLSVSDQKLVLFVRSLIKMPQILILDEAFSGMEVEPMMRCHEFLEEWPGTVLVVAHVAEETPKCAHYLRLISPGEYEIGDMEN